In a single window of the Biomphalaria glabrata chromosome 13, xgBioGlab47.1, whole genome shotgun sequence genome:
- the LOC129922261 gene encoding trichohyalin-like isoform X3, with product METRLTLTAQFISDGRALGYDGERLERYVAEQKVEYERAKKEEFERETARLEREERLKKEAKAEEERLRKEAQAEEKARLEREERLRREAKAEEERLRREAKADEAARHEREERARREEHERWKERDAREELKRKDELELARLKEKSAPEAGAVVGQAVEVRQKSVLDRLDKNFQGMKEEDDLLAYLTHFEAVAARCKIESKEWALLLSYKLTTSLKNFMLRDSLFLSDKYEDVKTALLRHADINAETCRKRFHRVKPRQNDFRGYVTERRAALDNWCKMAEVGKTVDEIKDLLIKDGILESVSSEVYRQLVLNKQSTVENMLEVIEGFKVADSNVSISKEETVYVAAACCEPVIKQSPVVKRKVIVCFRCGEQGHKSAECSNEFVAQNNETGVENVNPNDIVKDQDQRSRHR from the exons GAGCCAAGAAGGAGGAGTTTGAACGAGAGACGGCTAGGCTTGAGCGAGAGGAGAGATTGaagaaagaggcgaaggcagaagaGGAGAGATTAAGGAAAGAGGCGCAGGCTGAGGAGAAAGCCAGACTTGAGCGTGAAGAGAGGTTGAGAAGAGAGGCGAAGGCGGAGGAAGAGAG GTTGAGAAGAGAGGCGAAGGCAGATGAGGCCGCCAGACATGAACGAGAGGAGAGGGCCAGGCGTGAGGAACACGAGAGGTGGAAGGAGAGAGATGCTAGAGAGGAGCTCAAGAGAAAAGATGAACTGGAGTTGGCACGGCTTAAAGAGAAGTCGGCGCCAGAGGCAGGTGCAGTGGTAGGTCAGGCAGTTGAGGTGCGACAAAAGAGTGTCTTGGACAGGCTAGACAAGAACTTCCAAGGCATGAAGGAAGAGGACGATCTTCTGGCGTACCTGACGCACTTCGAGGCCGTAGCAGCAAGGTGTAAGATTGAGAGTAAAGAGTGGGCCCTACTGTTGTCCTACAAACTGACGACATCTCTCAAAAACTTTATGTTGAGGGACAGTCTGTTCCTTAGCGACAAGTATGAGGATGTCAAAACGGCACTTCTCCGCCACGCAGACATTAATGCGGAGACATGCCGCAAAAGGTTCCACCGGGTCAAACCACGGCAGAATGACTTCCGTGGGTATGTGACTGAGCGGAGGGCCGCGCTGGACAACTGGTGCAAAATGGCCGAGGTAGGAAAGACGGTAGATGAGATCAAAGATCTCTTGATTAAAGACGGGATACTTGAAAGTGTATCAAGTGAAGTGTACAGGCAGCTTGTCTTAAACAAACAGAGTACGGTAGAGAACATGCTGGAGGTAATCGAAGGTTTTAAGGTAGCTGATTCGAATGTTTCAATTAGTAAAGAAGAAACTGTGTATGTGGCAGCAGCATGTTGTGAGCCTGTGATTAAGCAGAGTCCAGTGGTTAAAAGAAAGGTAATTGTTTGTTTCAGGTGTGGCGAGCAAGGTCATAAATCAGCTGAGTGCTCTAATGAATTTGTTGCCCAAAATAATGAGACTGGTGTTGAGAATGTAAATCCCAATGATATTGTAAAGGACCAAGACCAGCGATCTAGACATAGATGA
- the LOC129922261 gene encoding uncharacterized protein LOC129922261 isoform X5, whose protein sequence is METRLTLTAQFISDGRALGYDGERLERYVAEQKVEYERAKKEEFERETARLEREERLKKEAKAEEERLRKEAQAEEKARLEREERLRREAKADEAARHEREERARREEHERWKERDAREELKRKDELELARLKEKSAPEAGAVVGQAVEVRQKSVLDRLDKNFQGMKEEDDLLAYLTHFEAVAARCKIESKEWALLLSYKLTTSLKNFMLRDSLFLSDKYEDVKTALLRHADINAETCRKRFHRVKPRQNDFRGYVTERRAALDNWCKMAEVGKTVDEIKDLLIKDGILESVSSEVYRQLVLNKQSTVENMLEVIEGFKVADSNVSISKEETVYVAAACCEPVIKQSPVVKRKVIVCFRCGEQGHKSAECSNEFVAQNNETGVENVNPNDIVKDQDQRSRHR, encoded by the exons GAGCCAAGAAGGAGGAGTTTGAACGAGAGACGGCTAGGCTTGAGCGAGAGGAGAGATTGaagaaagaggcgaaggcagaagaGGAGAGATTAAGGAAAGAGGCGCAGGCTGAGGAGAAAGCCAGACTTGAGCGTGAAGAGAG GTTGAGAAGAGAGGCGAAGGCAGATGAGGCCGCCAGACATGAACGAGAGGAGAGGGCCAGGCGTGAGGAACACGAGAGGTGGAAGGAGAGAGATGCTAGAGAGGAGCTCAAGAGAAAAGATGAACTGGAGTTGGCACGGCTTAAAGAGAAGTCGGCGCCAGAGGCAGGTGCAGTGGTAGGTCAGGCAGTTGAGGTGCGACAAAAGAGTGTCTTGGACAGGCTAGACAAGAACTTCCAAGGCATGAAGGAAGAGGACGATCTTCTGGCGTACCTGACGCACTTCGAGGCCGTAGCAGCAAGGTGTAAGATTGAGAGTAAAGAGTGGGCCCTACTGTTGTCCTACAAACTGACGACATCTCTCAAAAACTTTATGTTGAGGGACAGTCTGTTCCTTAGCGACAAGTATGAGGATGTCAAAACGGCACTTCTCCGCCACGCAGACATTAATGCGGAGACATGCCGCAAAAGGTTCCACCGGGTCAAACCACGGCAGAATGACTTCCGTGGGTATGTGACTGAGCGGAGGGCCGCGCTGGACAACTGGTGCAAAATGGCCGAGGTAGGAAAGACGGTAGATGAGATCAAAGATCTCTTGATTAAAGACGGGATACTTGAAAGTGTATCAAGTGAAGTGTACAGGCAGCTTGTCTTAAACAAACAGAGTACGGTAGAGAACATGCTGGAGGTAATCGAAGGTTTTAAGGTAGCTGATTCGAATGTTTCAATTAGTAAAGAAGAAACTGTGTATGTGGCAGCAGCATGTTGTGAGCCTGTGATTAAGCAGAGTCCAGTGGTTAAAAGAAAGGTAATTGTTTGTTTCAGGTGTGGCGAGCAAGGTCATAAATCAGCTGAGTGCTCTAATGAATTTGTTGCCCAAAATAATGAGACTGGTGTTGAGAATGTAAATCCCAATGATATTGTAAAGGACCAAGACCAGCGATCTAGACATAGATGA
- the LOC129922261 gene encoding trichohyalin-like isoform X4, translated as METRLTLTAQFISDGRALGYDGERLERYVAEQKVEYERAKKEEFERETARLEREERLKKEAKAEEERLRKEAQAEEKARLEREERLRKEAKAEEERLRREAKADEAARHEREERARREEHERWKERDAREELKRKDELELARLKEKSAPEAGAVVGQAVEVRQKSVLDRLDKNFQGMKEEDDLLAYLTHFEAVAARCKIESKEWALLLSYKLTTSLKNFMLRDSLFLSDKYEDVKTALLRHADINAETCRKRFHRVKPRQNDFRGYVTERRAALDNWCKMAEVGKTVDEIKDLLIKDGILESVSSEVYRQLVLNKQSTVENMLEVIEGFKVADSNVSISKEETVYVAAACCEPVIKQSPVVKRKVIVCFRCGEQGHKSAECSNEFVAQNNETGVENVNPNDIVKDQDQRSRHR; from the exons GAGCCAAGAAGGAGGAGTTTGAACGAGAGACGGCTAGGCTTGAGCGAGAGGAGAGATTGaagaaagaggcgaaggcagaagaGGAGAGATTAAGGAAAGAGGCGCAGGCTGAGGAGAAAGCCAGACTTGAGCGTGAAGAGAG GTTGAGAAAAGAGGCGAAGGCGGAGGAAGAGAGGTTGAGAAGAGAGGCGAAGGCAGATGAGGCCGCCAGACATGAACGAGAGGAGAGGGCCAGGCGTGAGGAACACGAGAGGTGGAAGGAGAGAGATGCTAGAGAGGAGCTCAAGAGAAAAGATGAACTGGAGTTGGCACGGCTTAAAGAGAAGTCGGCGCCAGAGGCAGGTGCAGTGGTAGGTCAGGCAGTTGAGGTGCGACAAAAGAGTGTCTTGGACAGGCTAGACAAGAACTTCCAAGGCATGAAGGAAGAGGACGATCTTCTGGCGTACCTGACGCACTTCGAGGCCGTAGCAGCAAGGTGTAAGATTGAGAGTAAAGAGTGGGCCCTACTGTTGTCCTACAAACTGACGACATCTCTCAAAAACTTTATGTTGAGGGACAGTCTGTTCCTTAGCGACAAGTATGAGGATGTCAAAACGGCACTTCTCCGCCACGCAGACATTAATGCGGAGACATGCCGCAAAAGGTTCCACCGGGTCAAACCACGGCAGAATGACTTCCGTGGGTATGTGACTGAGCGGAGGGCCGCGCTGGACAACTGGTGCAAAATGGCCGAGGTAGGAAAGACGGTAGATGAGATCAAAGATCTCTTGATTAAAGACGGGATACTTGAAAGTGTATCAAGTGAAGTGTACAGGCAGCTTGTCTTAAACAAACAGAGTACGGTAGAGAACATGCTGGAGGTAATCGAAGGTTTTAAGGTAGCTGATTCGAATGTTTCAATTAGTAAAGAAGAAACTGTGTATGTGGCAGCAGCATGTTGTGAGCCTGTGATTAAGCAGAGTCCAGTGGTTAAAAGAAAGGTAATTGTTTGTTTCAGGTGTGGCGAGCAAGGTCATAAATCAGCTGAGTGCTCTAATGAATTTGTTGCCCAAAATAATGAGACTGGTGTTGAGAATGTAAATCCCAATGATATTGTAAAGGACCAAGACCAGCGATCTAGACATAGATGA
- the LOC129922261 gene encoding trichohyalin-like isoform X1, whose protein sequence is METRLTLTAQFISDGRALGYDGERLERYVAEQKVEYERAKKEEFERETARLEREERLKKEAKAEEERLRKEAQAEEKARLEREERLRREAKAEEERLRKEAKAEEERLRREAKADEAARHEREERARREEHERWKERDAREELKRKDELELARLKEKSAPEAGAVVGQAVEVRQKSVLDRLDKNFQGMKEEDDLLAYLTHFEAVAARCKIESKEWALLLSYKLTTSLKNFMLRDSLFLSDKYEDVKTALLRHADINAETCRKRFHRVKPRQNDFRGYVTERRAALDNWCKMAEVGKTVDEIKDLLIKDGILESVSSEVYRQLVLNKQSTVENMLEVIEGFKVADSNVSISKEETVYVAAACCEPVIKQSPVVKRKVIVCFRCGEQGHKSAECSNEFVAQNNETGVENVNPNDIVKDQDQRSRHR, encoded by the coding sequence GAGCCAAGAAGGAGGAGTTTGAACGAGAGACGGCTAGGCTTGAGCGAGAGGAGAGATTGaagaaagaggcgaaggcagaagaGGAGAGATTAAGGAAAGAGGCGCAGGCTGAGGAGAAAGCCAGACTTGAGCGTGAAGAGAGGTTGAGAAGAGAGGCGAAGGCGGAGGAAGAGAGGTTGAGAAAAGAGGCGAAGGCGGAGGAAGAGAGGTTGAGAAGAGAGGCGAAGGCAGATGAGGCCGCCAGACATGAACGAGAGGAGAGGGCCAGGCGTGAGGAACACGAGAGGTGGAAGGAGAGAGATGCTAGAGAGGAGCTCAAGAGAAAAGATGAACTGGAGTTGGCACGGCTTAAAGAGAAGTCGGCGCCAGAGGCAGGTGCAGTGGTAGGTCAGGCAGTTGAGGTGCGACAAAAGAGTGTCTTGGACAGGCTAGACAAGAACTTCCAAGGCATGAAGGAAGAGGACGATCTTCTGGCGTACCTGACGCACTTCGAGGCCGTAGCAGCAAGGTGTAAGATTGAGAGTAAAGAGTGGGCCCTACTGTTGTCCTACAAACTGACGACATCTCTCAAAAACTTTATGTTGAGGGACAGTCTGTTCCTTAGCGACAAGTATGAGGATGTCAAAACGGCACTTCTCCGCCACGCAGACATTAATGCGGAGACATGCCGCAAAAGGTTCCACCGGGTCAAACCACGGCAGAATGACTTCCGTGGGTATGTGACTGAGCGGAGGGCCGCGCTGGACAACTGGTGCAAAATGGCCGAGGTAGGAAAGACGGTAGATGAGATCAAAGATCTCTTGATTAAAGACGGGATACTTGAAAGTGTATCAAGTGAAGTGTACAGGCAGCTTGTCTTAAACAAACAGAGTACGGTAGAGAACATGCTGGAGGTAATCGAAGGTTTTAAGGTAGCTGATTCGAATGTTTCAATTAGTAAAGAAGAAACTGTGTATGTGGCAGCAGCATGTTGTGAGCCTGTGATTAAGCAGAGTCCAGTGGTTAAAAGAAAGGTAATTGTTTGTTTCAGGTGTGGCGAGCAAGGTCATAAATCAGCTGAGTGCTCTAATGAATTTGTTGCCCAAAATAATGAGACTGGTGTTGAGAATGTAAATCCCAATGATATTGTAAAGGACCAAGACCAGCGATCTAGACATAGATGA